The genomic window GTTCGTTATTATCGTTCTTCAAGTCTGATAAACTTTAATGCGTGTGTGGTGCATCGACTGACACAGGCGGGTTTTAATCCTTGATCAAGCCTGTCCAGGCAATAGTCACATTTGACAGCTTTCCCTGAAGTTGGATTAAATTGCGGCACCTGCCAAGGACAGGCTTTAGCGCAGGCCATACATCCGATACACGTTTCCTGGTCGATGAAGACAATGCCATCGTTACGTTTGCGTATGGCGTAGGTGGGACAGCTCGCCACGCACAAAGGGCCTTCGCAATGAAAACAGGAGCGGAAGCGGAACTCGGTCTTGGGGATGCCCCGGACTAACTTAAGATCTTCATAGGTGATTTCACAGAGAATCGGGCCGACAGGAAGGCTTTTATAGCTCTTGCAGTGAATTGCGCATCCATGGCAGCCTATACAGCGCTTGGCATTGAGATAGAGCATATAGTGGTTCACAGGTCGATCCTCCGCCTGGGGTTTTTGGTACTCCGCCGCACGGAGACAAAGGTCTCGCAGAGGCAAAGTCCGCCTCCTGCCTCGTCCATGGTCTGGAGCATCCCCTCCATCAGCTTCTGATCGCTCATGCCTGCGTGATAGGCCCTGGTCTGCAAAGGAATTTGTCGTCCGAATCCGTGGACAGTATAGACAGCTTCCGGGTGAATAAATTCAGTGACGTGGACACGGATGGTTCCTATGACACCGCCTGATTCTACATCTACCCAGTCGCCATCAGTGAGCCCTAGTCGAGTCGCCGGGTGTTTATTGATCCATAAGGTGTTTTCGGGCATCAGTTCGTTGAGCAGGGGGTTATTGATTGTATGGCTGTGGGCATGGATCGGTGAGCGACCGAAGACTAGACGGAATTGTCCCTTAGGCGGCTTGATTGGGCTGATGTAGGGTTTTAAAGAGGGAAGGTGAGCCGCGCTCAGCGTCTGACTGATTATTTCAATTGTACCGGAGGGGGTCTTGAATTTCCCCCCCAAGGTTTCACGGTCATACATGATCGGTTCTTTTGTCAGTTCGATAAAGCCTTTTTTATCAAAATCCTGGATGGTAAAACCGGTGGGTTGTAACTGCCAGGTCCATAATTCTTCAATAGTTGTGAAGGGGAAGTAGTGGCCAAAGCCGAGACGTTGAGCAAGCTGCTGGATGATTTCCCATGAAGGTTTGGTGTTGAGAGTAGGTTCCACTGCTTTGCGCCGGACGATAAAGCGTGGTATCTGACCCTGCTGAGTGGCGATAGGGGTGTCGCGTTCAAGGTAGGTTGATTCCGGAAGTATGACATCGCTGTACCAGCCGAACTCACTGTAGTGGGTGTCGATTGAGATTAAAAGCTCCGTCTTATCCAGGGCTTCTTTTTGGGCCGCAGGATCAGGAAAGCAGGCAAAGGGGTCATGCCGGTAGCAGATTACTCCCTTGATGGGATAGGGTTTTTCAGTGCGCATGGCCTCATAAAACAGATGGAAGAGTCCTGGGCCTTGATCAAAGTGAGTGTATTTCCATCCCACTCCGTCGGCCCGTTTTTGAGTCGGTCTGGGGATCTCGGAGTTAAGGCTGCGCAGGCTTTTGATCCCATAGTCAGCCGGACCTTTTGTCAGGGTCTGTCCGCCCTTGATTTCGATATTACCCATCAGGATGTTCAACAGATGGATGGCCCGGCTGGCGTAGAACGAGTCGTGGTAGCGGGAAAGCATCCATCCTGGATGGAAGATGGTGCACGGGCGGTCTTCTTTGATCTCTTCGACGAATTCTGTTAACCGTTCAGGACGGATGCCACACTCCTTGGCAGCCCATGCCAGGGTGTAAGGCTCAACAAAGCGCTTCAGGGCATCAAAATCCGAAACATAACGGTCAATAAAGTCCTGGTCGTACGCCTCATCTTTAATCAATTGGTGAATCAGGCTCAAGGCAAAGGCATAATCAGTGCCAGGTCTGAGTTGGAAAAAGCGGGTTGCCTTGATCCCGGTCAAGGTCTGGCGGACATCAATGTAGGTCAGTCTGCCACCGATATCCAGCATATCAAGCACTTGGTTGACTTCTGCCACTTGGAGTGACGCAAGGATATTTCGACCGAAAAGGACCAAGTGCTTGGTGTTTGTGAAGTCGTAGGTCAAATCCAAGCGACCGAGGCCATAAAGCGAGACACTGGCGTGATGGACGTTGCGACCGCAGGTACTGTCATGGTCGGTGAAGTTCGGTGAGCCCATGCCGTGGATAAAGGCTTTAAATAGATCAACGAAGGGGCCTCCCCGGCAACTCATCATGATGCTTTCAGGGCCATGGCGCTTTATGATGCCGCTCAGTTTGTCGGAGATGTAGTCATAAGCCGTATCCCAGCTGACTTCATCCCAGCGTCCAGCCCCTCGTCCCCCCTGGCGAATCAGAGGTTGACGCGGACGCTGATGGTCGGTGATCAAGGCGGTGCCGGCGGCACCTTTGGCGCA from Desulfobulbaceae bacterium includes these protein-coding regions:
- a CDS encoding 4Fe-4S dicluster domain-containing protein codes for the protein MNHYMLYLNAKRCIGCHGCAIHCKSYKSLPVGPILCEITYEDLKLVRGIPKTEFRFRSCFHCEGPLCVASCPTYAIRKRNDGIVFIDQETCIGCMACAKACPWQVPQFNPTSGKAVKCDYCLDRLDQGLKPACVSRCTTHALKFIRLEER
- a CDS encoding molybdopterin-dependent oxidoreductase translates to MNKSVWSMCGMCTVRCPIRVEVDGNLIQWIEGNPHLLNGALCAKGAAGTALITDHQRPRQPLIRQGGRGAGRWDEVSWDTAYDYISDKLSGIIKRHGPESIMMSCRGGPFVDLFKAFIHGMGSPNFTDHDSTCGRNVHHASVSLYGLGRLDLTYDFTNTKHLVLFGRNILASLQVAEVNQVLDMLDIGGRLTYIDVRQTLTGIKATRFFQLRPGTDYAFALSLIHQLIKDEAYDQDFIDRYVSDFDALKRFVEPYTLAWAAKECGIRPERLTEFVEEIKEDRPCTIFHPGWMLSRYHDSFYASRAIHLLNILMGNIEIKGGQTLTKGPADYGIKSLRSLNSEIPRPTQKRADGVGWKYTHFDQGPGLFHLFYEAMRTEKPYPIKGVICYRHDPFACFPDPAAQKEALDKTELLISIDTHYSEFGWYSDVILPESTYLERDTPIATQQGQIPRFIVRRKAVEPTLNTKPSWEIIQQLAQRLGFGHYFPFTTIEELWTWQLQPTGFTIQDFDKKGFIELTKEPIMYDRETLGGKFKTPSGTIEIISQTLSAAHLPSLKPYISPIKPPKGQFRLVFGRSPIHAHSHTINNPLLNELMPENTLWINKHPATRLGLTDGDWVDVESGGVIGTIRVHVTEFIHPEAVYTVHGFGRQIPLQTRAYHAGMSDQKLMEGMLQTMDEAGGGLCLCETFVSVRRSTKNPRRRIDL